From Aerosakkonema funiforme FACHB-1375:
CACCGGATGACGACCCTCCGGCGACAGCAAAATCTCCGCCGTCCCCGTACCTACCGTTCCCAATCCCAGCAAACCGATTTTGAAACCCACGCTTCTGACCCGTTGAAACGTAATTAAACCCCACCCATTGTAAGATATTATAGTTACCAAAGTTAAGTATTCCCTTCCAGGTCACCCGATTTTGGATTTTGGATTTTAGATTTTGGATTGGTTCCGCCTTTTCAAGGCGGATCTTGAAATTCGGAAACATTTTTTGATGATTGCCATTGAAATGGTAAGCTTTAAACCCCTTTTTTTCGGTCAGCATTAATATTTATTTCTTATTCATCTAAACGGTATAAATTATGCAACAAACTGATGAAAAACCCGTAATTATTTATCCGTCTAGTGATGGCAAGCCGATGGCAGATAGTACGATACAGTATGACTGGATTACCAAAATAAAAGCGAATTTAGATGGCATATTTAAGGACGACCCGAACGTATTTATCACAGGGGACTTAATCTGGTATCCAGTAGAAGAAAGAAAGGATATTTGCCAAGCTCCCGATGTGATGGTAGTCTTCGGTCGAGAGAAAAAAGAACGCAAATCTTACCTCCCGTGGAATGAAGATAATATTGCTCCCCAAGTGGTGTTTGAGATTCTTTCTGAAACTAACACCAAGAAGGAAATGAATAAAAAACTTTTATTTTATAACGAATATAATGTCGAGGAGTATTATCTCTACGATCCTAAGAAGAAGAATTTGGATGGATGGCTGCGAAATGAAGGTATATTAGATGTAATTGAGTCGATGTCTGCTTGGGTGAGTCCCCGTTTGGGAGTGCGGTTTGAATTTTCAGATGCAGGATTAGAACTATACCGACCAGATGGACAAAAGTTTATTGACTTTGTAGAATTGGAACGCAAAGCTGTAAGATTAGCAGCAAAATTGCGAGAGTTAGGAATTGACCCGGAAACAATTTAATCTAGCAGCACATTATGGTAGCGTGCGTCAGAGTTTTCAACTGTTATTGTTTGGTTATGACACGGGAACTAACATTATCGATCGAAAGTGTTGAAATTATCGCCCGTGCCTAACCCACCCTACGATTAGATCCGCTCATTATATCACATAGGTGAAAAATCTGTTATTGGTTTAATAGCTACACCGCAAGCAAGTGCCGCATTTAATTGTTTATCATCAACTGTAATTAACGGAAAATCTCGATCTAATGCTAAGGCAATGTACAAAGAATCATATATCGCCAATTGATGAGTTAAACCATTTTGCAAAGCACGCGGTAGTAAATTTTTAACTGGCACAATTTGAAACGGCAGATCTAACATATCGATAACAAATTGCTCTGCATCTGTCTGCGAAAGTCCCCGAAAACGGACATTACTCCACAGAACATTAACGCATTCGATCGAGCAAAACTCAGGAATATACAACTCATCGCCATGACTGATTCCAGCCACAAGAATCCGCACCTCTGGGGTGTATGGTTCTGTAAGAAAATATTTAATTACTACGCTGGCATCAACTACATAGGCTGTCGCCATTTTTCTCTCTCCGCAATAATCATTTCACTTCCCGTTGGCGTTCCGGGTGGTGGCGTCCACCTGTGGCGATCGACTGATTCCATTACTTCTTGCAAAGAGCGCTTTTTTGCTGGTATACTAGATTGCCGCTCCTGCCGTAACCTTTCATCCACAACCTGAGTAATTATCGCCTTAAGTTCTTCCACAGTCAAATCTGCTACTTGTTTGTCGCCCATTTTTACTAACTCTCGATCGCATCTAAAACAATTATAGTAGGGTGAGCATTGCCCACCCTACTATACGAATCCCTATTAAAAATAGAAAACCGAGTAATTGAGAATCAAAATAATCCAATTCCCAATCCCCAATTCTCCATTTCCTAGTAAGTTTCTACGTGCCAGCGACCGGCTTTCTTCAAAGTTCTTTGATACTCATTCCAAGCCACTCCATCCTTACTAGCAGCTTCAGTAAGAGCTTGGTCGATACCATCTTCCATACCCTTCAAACCGCAGATGTAAGTGTGGGTATTTTCTTGCTGAATTAGTTTCCAGAGTTCAGCGCTATTTTCGGCTACCCTGTCTTGGATGTACATCTTGCCACCTTGGGCATTTTTCTGTTCGCGGCTGATAGCATAAGTCAAGCGGAAATTATCGGGATAGCGCTCTTGCATTTCCTCTAATTCTGGCTTGTACAGGATATTCGGGCTGGTTGCCACACCGAAAATCAGCCAAGCCAAGCCATTAAACCTATAGTCCGGGTTGGCAGCTCTTTCGTTATCCTTGAACATCCGCCACAGGTAAGCGCGGAAGGGTGCAATACCAGTACCCGTCGCCATCATAATCACATTGATGTTCGGGTCGTTCGGTAGGAGCATCTCCTTGCCTGTTGGCCCGGTGATTTTCACTTCATCGCCGGGGTTGAGCTTGCAGAGATAGCTAGAACAAACACCTTCCACAAGTTCGCCGGTTTCTGGATGCTTGTACTCCAGCTTCCGGACACAGAGAGATACCGTCTTGTCATCGACGCGATCGCCGTGACGAGTAGAGGCGATCGAGTATAACCTTAACTTGTGAGGTTTGCCGTTCTTGTCCGTTCCCGGTGGGATGATACCAATACTTTGGCCTTCCAGATACCGCAGTTCGCTACCCTCAAGGTCGAACATCAGGTGACGGCAAGTGCCAATACCGCCTTCGCCAACCAACTCCTCGTTGCTTATGCACTTCCCAGTCCAGGGATTGTTGGGACGATAAGTATTAACCGGCACATTTTCATGAGCCTTTGCTTGAGTCATAGGCTTGGTTTTTTCCTCTAACTTCGCAGGTTCTGGTGCTGGTTCTGATGTCGCTTTCACATCCCCTGCTTTGTCAGATATCGCTTGGCCATTGGTTTGCTCTTGCCCTGAAGGCCGGATGCTAACAATTTGGCCGCCCATGCGCGTAATCCGCCGCATTTCTTCATTCATGCGGTTATAGGGCACAGTGATAAATACGCTGCCACTACGACGAATCGGGTAGCTCATTTTGTCAGTTTCATCGTTCTGACGCAGACCCACCACTTCATAAACAAACACACGGCTACCAGATACCGTGTTAGCAGCACTACCAGCTGCGCTAGGATTGTACATTGCTTCGATCTCTCCGAACTGAACTTCACTTGTTGCTGCTGCCAAGTTCCCTTGCCACCACATGAGTGTTCTACCACCAGCTAGATAGCTAGGGTTAGAACTTATAGCTGAAGAAAGCAGCCTTTTATAGTGTTGCAAAGCTAAGCTCACCGGTCAAAGATCCCAGGAGCGGAAAATCCGACATCAGACCTTCCCTACCCTACAGGGTAAACCTCCTACAGAATGTGACCGTCGAGTCAGTTTTACATTTTTTTTATAAAAAATGCACAACTAACATTAGCATAAATACTTGAGCTAAAACGATTCCACTTTGTTTTATGCCTTGTAAGGCAGATCCCACTCTGGTAAGATCTTTCAATAATAGTGTAGTAGTAAATACTTACTCATCGAAGGCTTGAGTCTTCCCTAAAGGGCAGATGCCAGACTGCCACACGGATTGGTTTGTTTTCGTGCTTTGTCGCGAAAGCGCAACGTCTCTCAAAAAGATAGTTGCCGTTCCAATCAAAGGGTGACCTTTAGGCTGTGGATTTAGCTCAAGTTTAGACCCGGTTAGTAGAGAATCATAATCGACAGAGGGAAGCTATGACCAGTAAGCCGGACCGCGTGGTTCTAATTGGCGTCGCCGGAGACTCCGGATGCGGTAAATCCACATTTTTGCGCCGCATAACGGATTTGTTTGGGAAAGAGTTTGTCACCGTGATTTGTCTGGACGATTATCACAGTTTGGACAGAAAGCAGCGCAAAGAAACGGGAATTACCGCGCTTGACCCCAGGGCAAACAACTTTGACCTGATGTACGAGCAAATTAAGGCGCTCAAGAACGGTCAGACGATTAACAAGCCGATCTACAATCACGAAACCGGCATGATCGATCCACCAGAAGTGGTGGAGCCAAATCATATCGTGGTGATCGAGGGGCTGCATCCCCTGTACGATGAACGGGTGCGATCGCTAATCGACTTCAGCGTGTACCTCGACATCAGCGAAGAAGTCAAAATTGCTTGGAAAATCCAGCGGGATATGTCCGAGCGGGGTCACACCTACGAAGATGTGATTGCTGCGATCAACGCTCGCCGCCCAGATTTTACCGCCTATATCGAGCCTCAGAAAGAGTTTGCCGATGTGGTTATCCAAGTATTGCCCACGCAATTACTCAAGGATGACAAAGAAGGTAAGATCCTGCGGGTGCGCCTCATTCAGAAGGATGGAGTGGAAGGCTTTGAGCCAGCTTATCTGTTTGATGAAGGGTCTACGATTGACTGGAGACCGTGCGGCACTAAGCTCACCTGCTCCTACCCAGGTATCAAGATGCACTACGGCCCAGATTCTTACTACGGTCACCCCGCCTCAGTGCTGGAAGTGGATGGACAATTAGACAATCTGGAGCAAGTAATCTATATCGAGAGCCATTTGAGCAAAACTTCGGCCAAGTACCACGGAGAGCTGACCCATCTGTTGCTACAGCATAGGGAATATCCCGGTTCTAACAACGGAACGGGACTTTTCCAAGTCCTCACCGGTCTGAAAATGCGAGCAACTTACGAGCGGTTGACTACTAAGGAAGCCAAGGTTGCAGTTAACGTGTAGAGCCAGATTTTGGTAAAGGTTTTGGGGGCGCGTCGAGTGTCCCCAATTTTTTTATAGCTAGGGACTAGGGGTTAGGGCGTCGGGCGTCGGGGCAGAAGGGATTAGGAGCGAGGGTTTCAGGAATTAAGAATGCCTTAACCGCCTTGACTGTTGCTATATTTGTCGCCTACCAGTTTCCGTCGCAATTGGCGAATAGCTGCGCTATTATTGCGATCGCTAGCAATTTGGAAAAACTATACCATAATATCGGCAATTTATACCTGTAGCCAACAGCTAAGAAATAGTACAGGTTAGGTTAAGTAGAGTAACATACTGGAAGCCACTTAGCAGCAAAAAATGAAGAGACGATCGAGGGGTTTTGCCTTAACGTTTCTAAAGTTGGGATAGATATTTGCTTTAACTGGCTTTGGATACCCATCTGCTTGCTCTCGTGTCAATGTCAGCAGTCTTATTTAAATTTTTATTATCACCTCAAGAACGGGAGAGCCATAAAAAAGCGATCGCTCCTCCGATTAAGAAAGAACGATCGCTCAACTTTCAACCCAGGTAAAAGCAGATAACTTTACTTCACAATCCCCAAAACAGGTTCTAATTCAGACTTCGCAATTACAGGAGACAAAAATTCCTGGGCATAAATCTGAGGATTTCCTTCTGCAATTTGGGTATACGATTGACGAATGTCAGCGTTCACCGCTACAGTTTTCACATCGTATACTTGGGTAGCCAACTTGGGATAGAAACCAATACCGATAATCAGCACTAAAAAGCTAGCAGCGATGAATATTTCACGCGGACTGGCATCGTTAAACTTGGCGTGAATAGGAAGGACGCAACTTGTACCGAAACAAACTGCTTCTTCATGTCCCTCATTTCTCAAGCTGATATCGTTAATATCGCAGGAGGGTGCAATATCGCAGGTGGCACCAGTGTAGTAAAATACTTGGCGCAACATAGAGAGCAGATATATCGGCGTGAGGATAACTCCTACTGCGGCGAGAAATACAGTGACAGTGCGGAAGGTTGAAGTGTAGATATCGCTGGTGGTCACACCCACGAAGACCGAGAGTTCGCTAGCAAAGCCACTCATACCGGGGAGGGCGAGAGACGCCATCGCACCTACTGTAAAGAGGGCGAACACTTTGGGCATAGCTTGACCGACGCCGCCCATTTCGTTCATTGCCATTGTATGGGTGCGATCGTATGTTACGCCTGCCAAGAAGAATAGCACTGAAGCAATCAAACCGTGGGAAATCATTTGCAGCATCGCACCGCTGACTCCCAAGTCGGTGTAAGAGGCAATCCCCAGCAGGACAAATCCCATGTGGGAAACTGACGAGTAGGCTAGGCGGCGCTTCATGTTGGTCTGGGCAAAAGAAGCCAACGCACCGTAGATGATATTGACAACGCCCAGGATTACCAGCACCGGTGCAAAGTAGACGTGAGCGTCGGAGAGCATCTCCATATTCACGCGAATCAGTCCGTATCCGCCCATTTTCAGCAATACGCCTGCCAGAATCATGGATACGGGCGCGGAAGCTTCGCCGTGGGCATCAGGCAACCATGTGTGCAGGGGGAAGACAGCCAGCTTGAGGCCAAAGGCAATCAGCAATCCAGCATAAAGCAGCAGTTCTAATGCGATCGGATAATCTTTGATGGCGAGTTCGACCATATCGAAGGTCAAATTGCCGCCGCCGTAAAGCGCCATTGCCAGGGCTGCGACCAGAATAAATATAGAAGCTGCTGCTGTATAAAGGATGAATTTTGTAGCTGCGTAACGGCGTTTTGGGCCACCCCAAATGGAGACGAGCAGGTAAACGGGAACTAGCTCTATCTCCCACATAATGAAGAGAAGCAGCAAGTCCTGGGCAACAAACACTCCTATCTGTGCTGAGTACAGTACCAGCATCAGGAAATAGAACAGACGGGGTTTGACATCGACTTGCCACGCCGCCAGTATGGAAAGCGTCGTCACGAATCCAGCCAGAAGCACCAACGGAACGGATATTCCATCGACCGACACTGCCCAGTTAAGACCTAACTGAGGTATCCAGGCATACTTTTCTGCGAGTTGAAAAGTAGCGCTGCTCGCATCGTAATGCTTCCAGAAGGCATAGCACATCAACACAAAATCCGCGATGCCTACACCCAGGGCATACCACCGCACGCGCTTGCCGTCTTTATCCGGCAGCACGGGGATGATAAAGGAAGCAACGAGTGGGAGCAGGACAATCGCAGTAAGCCAGGGAAATTGATCGGCCATCATGGTACTAAGAAAAAATACCTAGTTCTTATGGATGAGTCTATTGTATTAAACTTTGTAACAATTTAGTCATAAATCTTTGCCTCAGATATCCATACATTCGTATCTATAGTAAATGTATGTAATAAAAATTACTTAATTTATTCCGCATAAAAAATTTTATAATCTTGATGAGGAATAGGTTTTGGGAATTACCAAAAATAATTTTTTCTAATATAAAGTATTAATTAATACAATAATTTAAAGTAAAATCCGAGAAAACCGAAAAAGGCCGTTGCGGAAGGGTAATGGTGGCTGGACAGGTGGGAGCGATCGCAAAAGCCAAAGCTTCCCATAGGAGCTTTGAGTCAGGTGGCGAGAAACCCAGCTAATTCAGGTGTTTTGGGATATCGGGAGGGTGGAAACGAGCAGAATATATAGTATGGAGGACGAGAGCTAGAGTGCCAGTCCAGTAGAATGAATTGACAAAAAGAAGGAAATATGTGTTATGTAGGGGCTCAGCATTCGGAGCGCTCCAGATGAATCGGATGAAGTGGCTGTGCAGATTCTCAGTTGTTAAACTGGGTCACCCGATGCAAGGATTTTGGATTGGCTGGCTCTTAAAAGAGTGGAGCTTGAAATAGGAAATTTTTTTGATGATTCCCATTCAAATGGAAGGCTTAAAACCGCTTTTTTTCGGTCAAGCCGCGTAACTTAAGACGAGTAATCGACTGCGCGGCTGGTTTGATTTTTTGAAGGCACATTTACTCAAAAAATCTACTGTTTTTTAATAAAAATTTTAATAAATATCACTTCATTTTCGCTAGGTTTACCCTTAAAATTATACTTTGTAAATGATACTAACCAATCGGAAAACATATCGAACGAGTCATCATTTCTTAAGGCCAGCTTAAGTTCGTTCATTTTTATTAGTAATTATTTAATAAGCTCATATCCTGTAGAATGCCACAAATTAAGTTATTATAACGTAAGCCTATCGAAAAACCGGGTTTTCTGGTATGAGTGGTAATAGCTACCAGTATTATCCACCTGCACCCGGTATCCCATGAACCACAGTCCCAATTGTCTTAACTGCATCAACCGTCGCCACTTTCTGCAACTCCTACCAACGGCACTTTCTGTCGCTGTGCTATCAAATGCTCAGCCTGCCAAAGCAGCCAACACCGCCAAAGCTTTAGTCCTCAGTTGCATTGACTCTCGCGTTTTAGAAGCACAACGTTACTTTTTATCATTGCAACATCTCGGTAATCAATACGACTTGACAGCTTTGGCGGGTGCTTCCTTAGCTTTAAGCGGAATTCCCCAGCAAGCAGACGCCGAAGCTTTTTGGGATCAATTGAAATTATCCTATCGATTGCATCATATTCAAAAAGTAATGATATTCGATCATCAAGACTGTAGCGCTTATGCAGATAAGATCGATCCAAAATTAAGTGAAGATAGTGAAAAAGAAGAAAAAGTCCATGAAGAATACTTGAGTGGGGCTTATTGGCAAATACGCGATCGCTATCCAGATTTGAATATAGAATTATATTTTGTTACTCTTAATGCGGAAGTAAAGGCTATTTCACCTTTGGCTAGAGTATAAGTTTTTTAACGAACCGCGAAGACGCGATAGCGAAGCGAAACGCGATAGCGTTTTAGAGCGCGAAGGAAGAGGAAGAAGAGTTAAGAGGAGGAGATGATGCGTTTGATGCCTTCTTTGAGAACGGGGACGTTGAAGTTGATGAGAAGGGCGAGGGGATGATTGGTCATTTTAAAATAGGAGATTACTTGGGCTTCGTGGATGGGTGCTAAATTTTCTACAGCTTTAAATTCCACAATTAGAGTGTCACCGACAAGAAAATCTAATTTGCCCTCACCGACCTGAAAACCTTTGTCTGTCACTGCTACCGGCTTCTGAGGTTGACAGCGTATCCCGCGCATCGGAAATTCTATTTCTAAAGCTTCCTGATACACTGACTCCAAAAAACCTGGCCCCAAAACCCGATGCACCTCAATCGCCGCCCCAATTACCCGATAAGCTAACTCTTCCACCTCATCATTAAGCTCTCTCATTCTTCTCTCTTCTTTCTTCGCGTTCTAAAACGCTATCGCGTTTCGCTTCGCTATCGCGCCTTCGCGCTTCATTCTCTCTTCTCTCTCCATCCCTATGTCAAAATTTTAATACAAACAGCGTATCCCTTAACAGATGACTTCAACCCTACCCCCCCAATACGACCCCTCCAATACCGAAGCCAAGTGGCAAAAATTTTGGGAAGAAAAAGAAATCTTTAAAGCTGACCCAGCAAAAGGCGGCGAATCCTACAGCATGGTCATCCCACCCCCCAACGTGACTGGTAGTTTGCACATGGGTCACGCTTTGGGGCAAACGATTATGGATATCGTCGTCCGCTATCACCGGATGACCGGACGCAATACTCTCTGGGTACCGGGAACTGACCACGCCAGCATCGCCGTTCACGTCATGTTGGAACGGGAACTGGAAAAAGAGAAGATAACTCGCCAAGATTTAGGACGCGAGAAGTTCCTAGAACGCGCTTGGCAATGGAAAGAGAATTCTGGCGGTTCAATTGTATATCAACTCAGGCGTTTGGGCTTATCTGTGGATTGGTCGCGGGAACGCTTCACGATGGATGGAGGCTTATCCGAAGCAGTTGTGGAAGCTTTTGTCCGACTCTATGAGGAAGGTCTGATTTATCGCGGCAATTATTTGGTAAACTGGTGTCCGGCTACTCAATCTGCCGTTTCAGATTTGGAAGTTGATGATAAGGAAGTTAACGGTAATTTGTGGCATTTCCGTTATCCGCTTTCTGATAATTCGGGTTATTTGGAAGTCGCAACAACTCGACCGGAAACGATGTTGGGTGATACTGCGGTGGCGGTGAATCCTAACGATAATCGCTACAAACATTTAATTGGGAAAACGGTGACTTTGCCAATTATGAATCGGGAAATTCCGATTATTGGCGATGAGTTGGTAGAGATGGAATTCGGTACTGGCTGTGTGAAGGTAACGCCAGCGCATGACCCGAATGATTTTGAAATGGGTAAGCGGCATAATTTGCCGTTTATCAATATTATGAATAAGGATGGCTCGCTGAATGAAAATGCAGGGCCATTTGTTGGGCAAGACCGTTTTGTGGCGCGGAAAAACGTGGTGCAACGGTTAGAAGATGATGGATTTTTGGTCAAGATTGAGGATTATAAGCATACTGTACCTTATAGCGATCGCGGTAAAGTTGCGATCGAACCTCTCCTCTCTACTCAATGGTTCGTCAAAATTCGTCCGATGGCTGACCAAGCGTTAGAATTCTTGGATGAAAAAAACTCGCCGGAATTTGTACCTCAACGCTGGACAAAAGTTTATCGCGATTGGTTGGTGAAATTAAAAGATTGGTGTATTTCTCGTCAATTGTGGTGGGGTCATCAAATCCCCGCTTGGTATGCTGTCAGCGAAACTAATGGCGAAATTACTGATAGTACGCCCTTTTTTGTAGCGCGATGCGGAGTAGAAGCCCAAGA
This genomic window contains:
- a CDS encoding GxxExxY protein produces the protein MRELNDEVEELAYRVIGAAIEVHRVLGPGFLESVYQEALEIEFPMRGIRCQPQKPVAVTDKGFQVGEGKLDFLVGDTLIVEFKAVENLAPIHEAQVISYFKMTNHPLALLINFNVPVLKEGIKRIISSS
- a CDS encoding phosphoribulokinase: MTSKPDRVVLIGVAGDSGCGKSTFLRRITDLFGKEFVTVICLDDYHSLDRKQRKETGITALDPRANNFDLMYEQIKALKNGQTINKPIYNHETGMIDPPEVVEPNHIVVIEGLHPLYDERVRSLIDFSVYLDISEEVKIAWKIQRDMSERGHTYEDVIAAINARRPDFTAYIEPQKEFADVVIQVLPTQLLKDDKEGKILRVRLIQKDGVEGFEPAYLFDEGSTIDWRPCGTKLTCSYPGIKMHYGPDSYYGHPASVLEVDGQLDNLEQVIYIESHLSKTSAKYHGELTHLLLQHREYPGSNNGTGLFQVLTGLKMRATYERLTTKEAKVAVNV
- a CDS encoding NAD(P)H-quinone oxidoreductase subunit 4, whose amino-acid sequence is MMADQFPWLTAIVLLPLVASFIIPVLPDKDGKRVRWYALGVGIADFVLMCYAFWKHYDASSATFQLAEKYAWIPQLGLNWAVSVDGISVPLVLLAGFVTTLSILAAWQVDVKPRLFYFLMLVLYSAQIGVFVAQDLLLLFIMWEIELVPVYLLVSIWGGPKRRYAATKFILYTAAASIFILVAALAMALYGGGNLTFDMVELAIKDYPIALELLLYAGLLIAFGLKLAVFPLHTWLPDAHGEASAPVSMILAGVLLKMGGYGLIRVNMEMLSDAHVYFAPVLVILGVVNIIYGALASFAQTNMKRRLAYSSVSHMGFVLLGIASYTDLGVSGAMLQMISHGLIASVLFFLAGVTYDRTHTMAMNEMGGVGQAMPKVFALFTVGAMASLALPGMSGFASELSVFVGVTTSDIYTSTFRTVTVFLAAVGVILTPIYLLSMLRQVFYYTGATCDIAPSCDINDISLRNEGHEEAVCFGTSCVLPIHAKFNDASPREIFIAASFLVLIIGIGFYPKLATQVYDVKTVAVNADIRQSYTQIAEGNPQIYAQEFLSPVIAKSELEPVLGIVK
- a CDS encoding type II toxin-antitoxin system VapC family toxin, whose product is MATAYVVDASVVIKYFLTEPYTPEVRILVAGISHGDELYIPEFCSIECVNVLWSNVRFRGLSQTDAEQFVIDMLDLPFQIVPVKNLLPRALQNGLTHQLAIYDSLYIALALDRDFPLITVDDKQLNAALACGVAIKPITDFSPM
- a CDS encoding carbonic anhydrase, which encodes MNHSPNCLNCINRRHFLQLLPTALSVAVLSNAQPAKAANTAKALVLSCIDSRVLEAQRYFLSLQHLGNQYDLTALAGASLALSGIPQQADAEAFWDQLKLSYRLHHIQKVMIFDHQDCSAYADKIDPKLSEDSEKEEKVHEEYLSGAYWQIRDRYPDLNIELYFVTLNAEVKAISPLARV
- the petH gene encoding ferredoxin--NADP reductase, with protein sequence MYNPSAAGSAANTVSGSRVFVYEVVGLRQNDETDKMSYPIRRSGSVFITVPYNRMNEEMRRITRMGGQIVSIRPSGQEQTNGQAISDKAGDVKATSEPAPEPAKLEEKTKPMTQAKAHENVPVNTYRPNNPWTGKCISNEELVGEGGIGTCRHLMFDLEGSELRYLEGQSIGIIPPGTDKNGKPHKLRLYSIASTRHGDRVDDKTVSLCVRKLEYKHPETGELVEGVCSSYLCKLNPGDEVKITGPTGKEMLLPNDPNINVIMMATGTGIAPFRAYLWRMFKDNERAANPDYRFNGLAWLIFGVATSPNILYKPELEEMQERYPDNFRLTYAISREQKNAQGGKMYIQDRVAENSAELWKLIQQENTHTYICGLKGMEDGIDQALTEAASKDGVAWNEYQRTLKKAGRWHVETY
- a CDS encoding Uma2 family endonuclease encodes the protein MQQTDEKPVIIYPSSDGKPMADSTIQYDWITKIKANLDGIFKDDPNVFITGDLIWYPVEERKDICQAPDVMVVFGREKKERKSYLPWNEDNIAPQVVFEILSETNTKKEMNKKLLFYNEYNVEEYYLYDPKKKNLDGWLRNEGILDVIESMSAWVSPRLGVRFEFSDAGLELYRPDGQKFIDFVELERKAVRLAAKLRELGIDPETI